A window of Ruminiclostridium herbifermentans genomic DNA:
AGATTTTGAAATGGTTATGTAGAGTAATAGATTATCAGCAATGAAGCTGTAGCACAGGGATTTCTGTGTTACAGCTTTTTGCTTAAAGGGGGCTAAGAAGATGGGAGCAACAATTTTAGATGAAAGAAAGGCTTTTATTATTAATGGGGGAAGAGAAAAAAGCAGTAGTTCTGCTGCAATAGGCATCAAATGTGATAGTGATAGCCTATCGGGTACGGTAAGCCAAAGAGCCTGTGTATATTGTGGAGCAAGAGTTGTGCTAAATCCCATTACAGATGCCTTCCATATTGTTCATGGCCCTATTGGATGTGCAAGCTATACTTGGGATATTCGTGGTAGTTTAACTAGTGGAAGTGATTTATACAGAAATAGCTTTTCAACAGATTTAAGTGACAAAGATATTGTTTTTGGCGGAGAAAAGAAGCTAGCAGCAGCAATTGAAGAGGTCATAGAAAAACATAATCCTAAATTAATATTTATATATTCTACTTGCATTGTAGGAGTTATAGGTGATGATGTGGATGCAGTCTGTAAGCAGGCAGAGAAAAAACATGGTACTAGGGTTATTTCTGTAAAATCTCCAGGATTTTCGGGCAATAAATCATATGGCTATAAAATGGCTTGTAATGCATTATTACAGCTTATAGAGCCTCATAAAAATCAAGCAAAGGTTAGAGGTGTAAATATTCTGGGAGATTTCAACCTTGCTGGAGAGATGTGGATATTAAAAAATTATTTAAAGCAAATTGGCATTCCTGTAGTATCAACCATTACAGGAGATGCATGTTATGAGACCTTGATTAAAGCACCGGCTGCACAATTAAATTTGGTACAGTGTGCTGGTTCAATGACTTACTTAGCAAAAAAAATGGAAGAAGAAATGGGTATTCCTTTTATCAAGGTCAGCTTCTTTGGTGTAGAAGATACCTCTGCATCCTTGATACGTATAGCAGAAGCTATTGGCACTGAGGAAAATATTGAAAAGGCTAAGCAATTTACTAGTACTGAAACAAATAAACTGAAAGGTTTTTTAGATAAATATAGAAAGAATTTTGAAGGTAAAAAAGCTGCGATTTATGTTGGAGGAGGCTTTAAAGCCATTTCTCTTATTAGACAATTTAATGAATTGGGGATTGAAACAGTAGTTGTAGGAACCCAAACAGGAAAAAAAGAAGATTACGAGATAATTGCAAGCTTGGTTGGAGAAAATACGGTGATTTTAGATGATACTAATCCGGCTGAACTGGAAACCTTTATGAAGGCGAAGGGTGCAAACATATTGGTGGGGGGAGTTAAAGAGAGACCTTTAGCATATAAGCTGGGAATAGCTTTTTGTGATCATAATCACGAAAGAAAGCATGCACTTGCAGGATATGATGGAGTAATAAACTTTACAAAGGAAATCAATCTCTCTTTAAACAGTCCAGTATGGGAATATGTGAAAACTCAAAAATAATGAAAAATCGAATGTACAGGCATACTGTAAACACTATGTATAGGATCTGGCAGCAATTATAAATAAGACAGACAAAAGCATAGGGAGATTAATCTGATGATGGTTGCAGAGAATGTTTGTGCTCAGATTAGGGAGGAGGTTAACATGAGTAAAAATTTAGTTAATTTAAGTGTAAATCCCTGCAAAATGTGCATGCCAATGGGGATTGTAAGCGCCTTTTATGGTATAAAAAATTGTATGTCAATACTTCACGGCTCACAGGGCTGCAGCACATATATCAGACGTCACATGGCTACACACTATAATGAGCCTGTAGATATCGCTTCTTCATCCTTGACAGAGAATGGCACTGTTTTTGGTGGTGAGAGCAATTTAATAAAGGGTTTAGAAAATTTAATTGAATTATATAAGCCTGAAGTAATTGGAATAGCAACTACTTGCCTTGCAGAAACAATTGGTGAGGATGTACCAAGAATACTCAATAATTTTAATAAACTCCATCCTGACAACACTGTAAAATTTATACCTGTAGTTTCTATGGGCTATTCAGAAACCCAGTATGAAGGATTTTTTATAGCGTTGAGAGCTATTGTAGAGAGTGTAGAAATGTTGCCGGAAAAAAACAATAAGGTAAATATTATTACAGGTATGATATCACCTGCAGACACAAGATATTTAAAAGCATTGCTGGATTCAATGAAGATTGATTACATATTGCTCCCTGATATTTCGGATAATTTGGATGGTCAGCATACAGAATTTTATAATAGATTGCCGGAGGGCGGAACATCCCTTGAAGATATATCAATGATGGGTGGAGCAAAGCTTACAATTGAACTTTCAACCTTTACAAGTAAGCATAATTCTCCAGCACAGTATTTATATGAGGTTTATGGGGTGCCTTTTGTTAGATGCAATTTACCAGTTGGACTACGTGATACCGATGCTTTAATAAATGTATTGGTAAAGGCTGGCGGAGTTAAATCGGAGGAAATGATTAAAGAACGTGGCCGATACATGGATGCTATGATTGATTCCCATAAATATAATGCAGAGGGAAGAGCCATTATTTATGGAGAACCTGATTTTGTATATTCTATAACTCGTTTATGTGTTGAAAATGGCATTATGCCAGTTCTAGCAGCAACAGGTGCAAAATGCAGCAGCTTAAAAGATAGACTGGAACCGGAAATACAAGCGATTGCAGATTTTCTCTATTTGGATAGATTTGAAATTTTAGATAATTGTGATTTTGATACTATTGAAAAATATGCAGTTGAATTAAAAGCCAATTTAATGATTGGCAGTTCAGACGGAAGAAGACTTGAGGAAAAGCTAAAGATTCCACTTGTTAGATGTGCATTCCCAATTCATGATCAGGTTGGAGGCCAACGGGTAAGAACGCTGGGATATGATGGTTCACTAGTATTACTAGATAGGCTTACAAATAATTTGCTAAGCCAAAAAGAGCACAGCTTTAGAAGTAAAATGTACAACAATTATTATACAGAGAAAAATCAAAATCTTATTGATGAAGCAAAGATAAATAATACTGAAAGGGATGTTGTGATTATGAATAAAGTAGATAATAGAGCAGCTAATGAAAAAAAGACTCAAACACATCCTTGTTTTAATGGCTGCGGCAGCAAATATGCAAGAATGCACCTGCCTGTAGCACCAAAATGTAATATACAATGCAATTATTGTGTCAGGAAGTACGACTGCCCTAATGAAAGCAGGCCAGGAGTTACAACAGAAGTTTTGACTCCAGAGGAAGCTTGTGAAAAGTTTAAGCTAGTTAAGGAAAAACTGCCTAACATCAAGGTGGTTGGAATTGCAGGCCCGGGAGACTCGTTAGCTGATTTTGAAAACACAAAGAAAACTTTAAGCTTAATTAAAAAAGAAGATCCAAGCATAACTTTTTGTATATCAACAAACGGACTGTTGCTTCCGCTGTATGCAGATGAATTGGCAGACTTAGGAGTATCACATGTTACAGTTACAATGAATGCAGTAAACACTACTATTGGAGCAAAGATATATAAGCATGTTGATTACATGGGACACAGATATTTC
This region includes:
- a CDS encoding nitrogenase component 1, whose product is MSKNLVNLSVNPCKMCMPMGIVSAFYGIKNCMSILHGSQGCSTYIRRHMATHYNEPVDIASSSLTENGTVFGGESNLIKGLENLIELYKPEVIGIATTCLAETIGEDVPRILNNFNKLHPDNTVKFIPVVSMGYSETQYEGFFIALRAIVESVEMLPEKNNKVNIITGMISPADTRYLKALLDSMKIDYILLPDISDNLDGQHTEFYNRLPEGGTSLEDISMMGGAKLTIELSTFTSKHNSPAQYLYEVYGVPFVRCNLPVGLRDTDALINVLVKAGGVKSEEMIKERGRYMDAMIDSHKYNAEGRAIIYGEPDFVYSITRLCVENGIMPVLAATGAKCSSLKDRLEPEIQAIADFLYLDRFEILDNCDFDTIEKYAVELKANLMIGSSDGRRLEEKLKIPLVRCAFPIHDQVGGQRVRTLGYDGSLVLLDRLTNNLLSQKEHSFRSKMYNNYYTEKNQNLIDEAKINNTERDVVIMNKVDNRAANEKKTQTHPCFNGCGSKYARMHLPVAPKCNIQCNYCVRKYDCPNESRPGVTTEVLTPEEACEKFKLVKEKLPNIKVVGIAGPGDSLADFENTKKTLSLIKKEDPSITFCISTNGLLLPLYADELADLGVSHVTVTMNAVNTTIGAKIYKHVDYMGHRYFGEVGAAILMANQLAGIKRLTSLGVICKVNIVMLKGINEYHIPVVVEKAKELGCEITNIMQLIPVEGSEFENIPLVSNREIMSMRKRCESTLKQMYHCHQCRADAIGTLDNDQSINFRGCTGNKNKVAEEPAKEENTLLFAVSSKSGVLVDQHFGHASDFYIYEYKNKSIRFKERRSVTKYCDGSEGCDGMGGGNKEGKMEAILDTVKDCNGVLAMRIGEAPKQKLKEKSIETFTTYDRIEEAVKQAAEKLFV
- the nifE gene encoding nitrogenase iron-molybdenum cofactor biosynthesis protein NifE; the encoded protein is MGATILDERKAFIINGGREKSSSSAAIGIKCDSDSLSGTVSQRACVYCGARVVLNPITDAFHIVHGPIGCASYTWDIRGSLTSGSDLYRNSFSTDLSDKDIVFGGEKKLAAAIEEVIEKHNPKLIFIYSTCIVGVIGDDVDAVCKQAEKKHGTRVISVKSPGFSGNKSYGYKMACNALLQLIEPHKNQAKVRGVNILGDFNLAGEMWILKNYLKQIGIPVVSTITGDACYETLIKAPAAQLNLVQCAGSMTYLAKKMEEEMGIPFIKVSFFGVEDTSASLIRIAEAIGTEENIEKAKQFTSTETNKLKGFLDKYRKNFEGKKAAIYVGGGFKAISLIRQFNELGIETVVVGTQTGKKEDYEIIASLVGENTVILDDTNPAELETFMKAKGANILVGGVKERPLAYKLGIAFCDHNHERKHALAGYDGVINFTKEINLSLNSPVWEYVKTQK